Below is a window of Caldisericia bacterium DNA.
CAAAGGTTTTAAAGTTTGTTAAACCTAAATTCTCGGACAAAAAGTTTAAAAGTCTTAAGGATGCATTAACAACTGTTTCAAGAGAGATCTCAAGGGAAGTCAAGATAGAAGAGGCATACAGAGTTTTTCTTGAAACATTTAAGGATCACTTCAATGTCTCTCTCTACAGAGGAAAATTAATGGAAGAAGAAATTGAACTTATGGAAAAACTTGCAAGAGAGAAGTACGGGAGTTATGAGTGGACTTTTGAAGAGGAGAAAAAACTTGAGGAAATTTACACAAGGAAGGTAAAGAGTGGTTTAATAATTGTGAGGGGTGAGTTTGGGGATGTAATAAAAAACATAAAAATATATGGGGATTTTCTTGTGGAGGATAGAGAAGCCATTCCATCTCTTGAAAGGTCTATAAAAGGACTTAGCTTTGATGAATCTATTGAAAGGATAAGGAAAAGTAAAATACCAGAAGATATAAAAGAAGGACTAATTGAAATTGTTAAAGAGATAAAGAGAGAGCATGTGTTATAATTTTAGTGATTTTTGTTGAGAGGAGGACGGTATATGTTCAAGATAACTGAAAAAAGGGAACTTGGACCAAAAGTTTATCTTATGAAAGTTGTTGCACCACATGTGGCAAGAAGAGCAAAACCTGGCCAGTTTTTCATAATAAGGGTTTATGATAAAGGGGAAAGAATCCCACTCACCATAGCAGATTACAACGATGAGGAAATAACTATGGTTTTTCAAACAGTTGGTCTTACAACATATCTTCTTTCAAGAAAAGAGGTTGGTGAGAGTGTTAAAGATGTTGTTGGTCCCCTTGGTAATCCATCAGAGATAGTTAAATATGATGAGGGGAGTGTTGTTCTTGTTGGAGGAGGAGTTGGAATTGCACCAGTTTACCCAATTGCAAAGGGTTTTAAGAAAGTGGGAAACAAAGTTAAAGTGATTCTTGGCGCAAGAAGTAAGAATCTACTCTTCTGGGAAGACAGATTCAGAGAATTCTGCGATGATGTCCTTGTGGCTACAGATGATGGAAGTTATGGAAGAAAAGGTTTTGTCACAGATGTATTAAAGGACCTCATTGAGAGTGGAGAAAGAATCGCACAGGTTACTGCTGTTGGTCCTCCTATAATGATGAAATTTGTGAGTGAGGTTACAAGACCTTACAAAATAAAAACCATTGTGAGCTTAAACTCAATAATGGTTGATGGAACAGGAATGTGTGGTGCATGTAGAGTTGAAGTTGGTGGAGAGACAAAACTCACCTGTCAGGATGGACCTGAGTTTGATGGACATCTTGTAAACTTTGACCTTCTCATGGAGAGACTCAAGATGTACAAAAAAGAGGAGAAAGAGGCGATGGAACATTTTGAAGATAAGGAGGGAATAATTCATGAAGATTAAACCAAAAAAGACTCCTATGCGTGAACAGGACCCAAAGGAAAGAATAAAGAATTTCAATGAAGTCCCATTTGGATACACAGAAGAAGAGGCGGTAATTGAGGCAGAGAGATGCCTCCAGTGTCCAAAACCTCTATGTATTGAAGGTTGTCCTGTAAATGTGGATATTCCGGGGTTTATAAAGGCTATAAGAGAGAGGGACTTTGATAGAGCAATTAAAATAATGAAAAACACGAACTCCCTTCCTGCAATCACTGGAAGGGTTTGTCCGCAGGAAACACAGTGCGAGGAGAGGTGTGTTCTTGGAAAGAAGTTTGAACCAGTTGCCATAGGAAGACTTGAGGCATTTATTGCGGATTGGGAGGCAAAGAGAGGAATTAAAATCCCCGAGAAACCAAAACCATTGAATATAAAAGTTGCTGTTGTTGGAGCAGGACCCGCAGGGCTTACATGTGCAGCAGATCTTTCAAAGATGGGATACGATGTTACAATATTCGAATCCCTCCATCTTCCTGGAGGAGTTCTTACATATGGAATTCCTGAATTTAGATTACCAAAATCCATCGTTGAGAGAGAGGTTAACTATATAAAAGACCTTGGAGTAAAAATTCAGTGTAATGTTGTGGTTGGAAGGACTGTTACTGTGGATGATTTGTTCAAGGAGGGATACAAAGCTATATTCATCGGCACAGGAGCAGGTGCTCCAAGATTTATGAAGATACCGGGAGAGAATCTTCTTGGAATATACTCAGCCAATGAGTATTTAACAAGGGTTAACCTTATGAAAGCCTACAAATTCCCTGAATACGATACACCGATAAAGAGAGGAAAAGTAGTTGCTGTTATAGGGGCAGGAAATGTTGCAATGGATGCTGCAAGAACTGCTCTGAGAATGGGAGCAGAGAAGGTAATGATAGTTTATAGAAGAACAGAGAAGGAGATGACCGCAAGGCTTGAGGAATATCACCATGCAAAGGAGGAAGGAATAGAATTCCACTGGCTTACAACTCCAGTAAGATACATTGGAGATGAAGAGGGATGGGTTAAAGAGATGGAGGTTATAAAGAATAAACTTGGTGAATCTGATGAATCTGGAAGAAGAAGACCTGTTCCAATACCGGGAAGTGAGTTTAGAATGAAGGTGGATATGGTTATAGTTGCCATAGGTACAGTTCCAAATCCACTTGTAGCTAAGACCACAGGACTTAAGACAGGGAGACATGGAGTTGTAATTGCAGATGAGAATGGAAGGACAAGTAGAGAGGGAGTTTGGGCTGGTGGAGATATTGTCACTGGTGCAGCAACAGTAATTCTTGCCATGGGGGCAGGAAAAAAGGCTGCAAAGGATATTGATAGATATCTAAAAGAGAAGTATTTAAATGGAGTATAAGAGAGAAGCACTCCTATATGAGAAACTTGATAAAAACAGGGTAAGATGCAATCTCTGTTATAGAAGATGTA
It encodes the following:
- a CDS encoding sulfide/dihydroorotate dehydrogenase-like FAD/NAD-binding protein; protein product: MFKITEKRELGPKVYLMKVVAPHVARRAKPGQFFIIRVYDKGERIPLTIADYNDEEITMVFQTVGLTTYLLSRKEVGESVKDVVGPLGNPSEIVKYDEGSVVLVGGGVGIAPVYPIAKGFKKVGNKVKVILGARSKNLLFWEDRFREFCDDVLVATDDGSYGRKGFVTDVLKDLIESGERIAQVTAVGPPIMMKFVSEVTRPYKIKTIVSLNSIMVDGTGMCGACRVEVGGETKLTCQDGPEFDGHLVNFDLLMERLKMYKKEEKEAMEHFEDKEGIIHED
- the gltA gene encoding NADPH-dependent glutamate synthase — its product is MKIKPKKTPMREQDPKERIKNFNEVPFGYTEEEAVIEAERCLQCPKPLCIEGCPVNVDIPGFIKAIRERDFDRAIKIMKNTNSLPAITGRVCPQETQCEERCVLGKKFEPVAIGRLEAFIADWEAKRGIKIPEKPKPLNIKVAVVGAGPAGLTCAADLSKMGYDVTIFESLHLPGGVLTYGIPEFRLPKSIVEREVNYIKDLGVKIQCNVVVGRTVTVDDLFKEGYKAIFIGTGAGAPRFMKIPGENLLGIYSANEYLTRVNLMKAYKFPEYDTPIKRGKVVAVIGAGNVAMDAARTALRMGAEKVMIVYRRTEKEMTARLEEYHHAKEEGIEFHWLTTPVRYIGDEEGWVKEMEVIKNKLGESDESGRRRPVPIPGSEFRMKVDMVIVAIGTVPNPLVAKTTGLKTGRHGVVIADENGRTSREGVWAGGDIVTGAATVILAMGAGKKAAKDIDRYLKEKYLNGV